DNA from Micromonospora nigra:
TCCTTGTACGAGTGGACGGCGAAGTCGATCGTGCCGGCCACCAGCGCGTCGCGCAGCGCGGAGACGAAGACGCCCACGCCGAGGCGATGCACCGGGGCGCTGGAGCGGTCACCGGCGGTGACCACCTCCACCAGCTCGACGGGCCGGCCGGTGGCCGTGGTGAGTGCCTCGGCGACCTGCCCGGACTGGGCCATCGCCAGCTTGCTGCCCCGGGTGCCGAGGCGCAGAGGGGTGGTCATCGCTCACCTCCGGTGGGTGGGACGTCGACCGCCCCGAACGACTGGGACAGGTCGGCCCCGCCGGCCGGGCCCGGGTCGGGCTCGACCACGTCGGGAACGCTGTCGACCGGGGACGTCTGCGGCACCTGGAGGTCGAACAGCTCCCGCAGCAGGGCCGCGTACTGGTCGCCGCCGGGTTCCGCGGCGAGCTGCCGGACCCGCACGGTGGGCTGGTGCAGCAGTCGCTGCACCACCCGGTGGACCGTCCGGGCCACCTCGGCGCGCTGGTCGTCGTCGAGGTCGGGGCGGCGCTGGGCGAGCCGGCGCAGCTCGGCGGTGACCACGTCGTCGGCGCGTCCGCGCAGGGCGGCCACGGTGGGTGCCACGTCGGCACCGCGCAGCCAGCTGAGGAAGCTGTCGACCTCGGCGACCACGATCCGCTCCACGGCGGCGGCGTCCGTGGCGGCCGGGCCACCGGCGAGCACCGCGGCCATCCGGTCGATGTCGACCACCTCGACGCCGGGCAGCTCGGCGACGCCCGCCCCGACGTCACGCGGGACGGCCAGGTCGAGCAGCACCAGCGGCCCCCGGGCCGGGTCGCGCCCGGCCAGCGCCCGGGCGACCACCTCCCGGGTGAGGACCGGCTCGGTGGCGGCCGTCGCGGCCACCACGACGTCCACCCCGGCGAGGGTGACGGGCAGGTCGGCCAGGGGGGCGGAGTTGGCGCCGTACGACTCGGCGAGCCGCACGGCCCGGTCGGTGCCCCGGTTGGAGACGGTGACCGGGCCGGCGCCGAGCCGGGACAGCGTGGCCACTCCCAGCGAGCCCATCGCCCCGGCCCCGACGACGAGGGCGGGCCGCCCGGCCAGGTCGCCGTCGAGGTGGCCGGCGGCCAGCTCCAGCGCGGCGGTGACGACGCTCTGGCCGGCACGGTCGATGCCGGTCTCGGCGTGCGCCCGCTTGCCCACCCGCAGCGCCTGCTGCATCAGCTCGTGCAGCAGCCGGCCGGCGGTGTCGGCGCCGGTGGCCCAGTGGTAGGCGTCGCGGAGCTGGCCGAGGATCTGCGCCTCGCCGACCACCATCGAGTCCAGCCCGGCGGCCACCCGGAACACGTGGTCGACGGCGGCGGCGTCGAAGTGCACGTAGAGGTGGTTGGCGAGGGCTGCCGGCTGGCAGCCGGCCTGCTCGGCGAGCACCGCGCAGATGTCACCGAGGCCGCCGTGGAAACCGGACACGGCGGCGTAGACCTCCACCCGGTTGCAGGTGGAGACGAGCACGGCCTCGCTCACGTACGGCTGGGCCACCAGGCGGTCCAGGATGCGGGTGAGGTCGGCGGGGGCCACCGCCAGCTGCTCCAGGGTGGCGACCGGAGCGGTGCGGTAGGACGCGCCGACGACGAGCAGTTTCACGTGCCGATCGCCTCCTGGGGGTCGGTGGCCGCGAGGCCGCCGGGCAGCGCGGTGAGGGCGGACCCGCCGGTGGCGGGCAGCGCGGTCAGGGAGGCCTTACGGTGCTCGTGGAACGACAGGATCTGCAACTCGATGGCGAGGTCGACCTTGCGCACGTCGACGCCCTCCGGGACCGAGAGGACGCACGGGGCGAAGTTCAGGATGCTCGTCACCCCGACCGCGACGAGCTGGTCGGCGACCCGCTGGGCGGCTGCGGCGGGGGTCGCGATCACCCCGATGGCGATGGCCTCCTCGGCGGCGACCCGGGGCAGCTCGTCGACGTGCCGCACGACCAGGCCGCCGATCTCCTCGCCGACCCGGTCGGGGTCGGCGTCGAGCAGCGCGGCGATCCGGAAGCCACGGCTGGCGAAGCCGTCGTAGCCGGCGAGGGCGTGACCCAGGTTACCCACGCCCACCAGGGCCACCGCGCGGCGCTGGGTGAGCCCGAGCACGTACTCGATCTGGTCGACCAGCAGGGCCACGTCGTAGCCGACGCCGCGGGTGCCGTACGAGCCGAGGTGGGACAGGTCCTTGCGGAGCTTGGCGGAGTTGACCCCGGCGGCGCTGGCCAGCCCCTCGCTGGAGACTGTCTCGTGCCCGCTCTCGGCCAGGTTGTGCAGGGCGCGGAGGTATTCCGGGAGCCGTGCGACGGTCGCCTCGGGAAGGTCCGGGAGCGCCGGTACGGCACCGGCGCGACCGGGCGCGCCTGGGTGACGGTGCTGACTCATGAGACTCCGTGGAGTGCGATCCTCGACCAACTCCGTCGGCCGGCCGTTTCGGGACTCCCGCTGGCGACCGAGATTGCCGGCTGTGCTAGCAGGGCGCGTCGAAACTACACAGTAGGCGCTTGTGAAGACGTGCACAAATCGCGATCTTGTAGGCACGCGCCGCGCCTCCACCTGCCCTCCATTCCGCAAGATCGATCGGTGAGCCTCGCGTCACCGCCCGTGCGATTATTGCCCAATCCCGACTTCTCTGACCAATCACACGCGCGCCGCCGCGTACTCCGACACGCTTCGAGCATGGCGTTATCGGCCCCGGAACGCCATTCCCGATCGTGCCAACCTCATCATCGGCACGACGGCGGGCGGAACGGTCAGGGCAGGGTGGTGGCGAGGGTCACCGCCGCCGCGAGGGTGTCGGCCACCGGGTGGCCGGAGGCGCGCAGCCGGTCGGGGTCGGTGAAGCCGCCGGTGTACAGCACCACCCGGCCGCCCACCGACAGCGCCGCGTCGGCGTCGTCCAGCGAATCGCCGATCAGCACCACCTCCCGGCCCGGCACCCCCAGCTCGGTCAGGTGCCGGCGCAGCGACTCGGCCTTGCGACCGCCGCCCACCTGGGCCCGCAGGCCGTCCATCCGGGTGAAGCGCCCGGCGAGGCCGTACGTGTGCACGGCGGGCACCAGCTCGTCGTGGAACCACATGGACAGCAGCGACTGGGTGCCCGGCCAGGCCTCCATCGCGACCGCCGCGTCGTGCGCGAGCTCACACGTGGTCAGGCCGGTCCGGTACGCGTCGTGGAAGATCCGGTCCAGCCGGCCGAACGCCTCGTCGTCGACCGCACGGCCGAGCACCTCGGCGTAGTAGTCGGCGATCGGCCGACGGAACCGCACCCGGTGCTCGTCGGGGGTCACCGTGGGCCCGCCGACGCTGGCGAAGGCCGCATTGGTGGCGGTCACCACCAGACTGAGATCGTTCAGGAGAGTCCCGTTCCAGTCCCACACCAGGTGGGGTCGCACAGGGGTCATGCCCGCACCCTACCGACGCGGGCGCTACAGCTGGGGGGTCGTGAGGTCCCGCAGCAGCCGTTCCTCCTCCACCCGCCAGTAGCCGTGCTCCTTGCCGTCGAGCAACGTCACCGGCAGCCGGTCGCCGTACTCGCGTTCCAGCTCCACGTCCTCGCTGACGTCCTTCTCGATCCACCGGTCGCCGGTGACCGCGACCACCCGGTCGAGGGCCGCCTTGGCGTCCTCGCACAGGTGACAGCCGGGCCGGGTGATCAGGGTGAGTCGGGGCTCACGCATCCGCGTCCTCCGTCGTGGCGGCGCCCGCCGGGCCGGCGGGTCGGGGTCGGTGGATGCCGCGTGGGGGCGGCACCCGGGGTGTCGCGGCGGCCGACGACGGCCGGAGCAGGACCTTGCGCACCTTGCCGATGGCCGAGTGCGGCAACTCGTCGACGAACTCGACGTCGGTCGGACACTTGAACCGGGCCAGGTGACGTGCGCA
Protein-coding regions in this window:
- a CDS encoding glutamyl-tRNA reductase: MKLLVVGASYRTAPVATLEQLAVAPADLTRILDRLVAQPYVSEAVLVSTCNRVEVYAAVSGFHGGLGDICAVLAEQAGCQPAALANHLYVHFDAAAVDHVFRVAAGLDSMVVGEAQILGQLRDAYHWATGADTAGRLLHELMQQALRVGKRAHAETGIDRAGQSVVTAALELAAGHLDGDLAGRPALVVGAGAMGSLGVATLSRLGAGPVTVSNRGTDRAVRLAESYGANSAPLADLPVTLAGVDVVVAATAATEPVLTREVVARALAGRDPARGPLVLLDLAVPRDVGAGVAELPGVEVVDIDRMAAVLAGGPAATDAAAVERIVVAEVDSFLSWLRGADVAPTVAALRGRADDVVTAELRRLAQRRPDLDDDQRAEVARTVHRVVQRLLHQPTVRVRQLAAEPGGDQYAALLRELFDLQVPQTSPVDSVPDVVEPDPGPAGGADLSQSFGAVDVPPTGGER
- a CDS encoding redox-sensing transcriptional repressor Rex, with amino-acid sequence MSQHRHPGAPGRAGAVPALPDLPEATVARLPEYLRALHNLAESGHETVSSEGLASAAGVNSAKLRKDLSHLGSYGTRGVGYDVALLVDQIEYVLGLTQRRAVALVGVGNLGHALAGYDGFASRGFRIAALLDADPDRVGEEIGGLVVRHVDELPRVAAEEAIAIGVIATPAAAAQRVADQLVAVGVTSILNFAPCVLSVPEGVDVRKVDLAIELQILSFHEHRKASLTALPATGGSALTALPGGLAATDPQEAIGT
- a CDS encoding HAD family hydrolase codes for the protein MTPVRPHLVWDWNGTLLNDLSLVVTATNAAFASVGGPTVTPDEHRVRFRRPIADYYAEVLGRAVDDEAFGRLDRIFHDAYRTGLTTCELAHDAAVAMEAWPGTQSLLSMWFHDELVPAVHTYGLAGRFTRMDGLRAQVGGGRKAESLRRHLTELGVPGREVVLIGDSLDDADAALSVGGRVVLYTGGFTDPDRLRASGHPVADTLAAAVTLATTLP
- a CDS encoding glutaredoxin family protein, with protein sequence MREPRLTLITRPGCHLCEDAKAALDRVVAVTGDRWIEKDVSEDVELEREYGDRLPVTLLDGKEHGYWRVEEERLLRDLTTPQL